The following proteins are co-located in the Bombus pyrosoma isolate SC7728 linkage group LG12, ASM1482585v1, whole genome shotgun sequence genome:
- the LOC122573742 gene encoding multidrug resistance-associated protein 5-like isoform X2: protein MENKTDSPSGQSEDNEVQCINSERYNDASEGQHFLLPSRYSRSPKVPIEYIRRTNMSRYNPALRNLIPIRHRNQNKESMPADSAGLFSYIFYTWITPYVWEAYKKGIDITNLPRISIYESSKYNAHRLEILWQEEIGKHGPYLASFSSVAWRFMRTRICIAGFLLSCSTICGFITSMILMKKVLEHVQSPEEGIWIGIKWALLLTCCDLLRVVFFNWTWNTNIRTALRLKSACTTLLYKKIIRLNSLGNKSTGEIINLFTNDSQRVFDVVIYGPMIFSGPIIIICGIAYILWIFSPIAICGILTFLIFYPCQYLISRLVGHFRSKTVVITDIRVKLMNEILECVKLIKMYSWEKYFSHKLLGTRKKEEYWLHKIVYFQSLAISLTPAIPVIAAIITFLAHLSTGSNLTAAQVFPFVTLLNSQFRSSFMFLQVALVNINESNITLNRFQDVLLLEEQICHISKPIVKSQAVAIANGTFVYENSNLHTKLKNVKEKKKVGSYLKTKIELEKLNEPSQETQYVEVLSDIKFGAAKGRLIGICGQVGSGKSSLLLAALGQLKMINGHILREGSCAYVSQQAWIVNATFKENILFGNQFDAKRYYQALTVCSLKEDLNMLPGGDETEIGERGINLSGGQKQRVALARALYANRDIYFLDDPLSAVDAHVASYIFKNLILGALKDKCVLLVTHQVQFLKHSNQIYVMHKGRIVEQGTHDELIKLNREYAAMVNSALLKTKNSSKDETSVLTKIDSRESSNDLEKQIACSSGDNNENIAISKKIHGGGAILTTPEKVGTGTVKSYTYHTYVKSAGGYFVALLVFFTLLLNVGSSAFSTWWLAIWIKAGGGNVTDPNTNKTVTSNNLNDNPNYSYYQDIYIGCIGVILLTSLLRGLAIMYATIKASTTLHNQVFKKMIKSAVTFFETTPIGRIQNIFSRDIDEVDNYIPISVENMVQNIITCSFAIIAICVILPWFCIPLIILAAVFFYISKIFRVAMRDFKRIESTSRSPVLSFVTTTIHGLNTIHAFQKGKAFVNKFEELIDLNNLCLYLCQSIMRWSAVRLDILAIISSSITAFLVILLRNQISPPLAGLAMAYAMQMTGVFQYTVRLMAETETRFISVERISYYLRTLQKEESFGNDPINPSDQWPTDGELEFHKVELKYRKELPPVLDNISFVIKSGEHIGIVGRTGAGKSSLIVALFRLVEISNGKIQIDGIDIAKVKLKLLRNKLSIIPQDPVLFSGTIRSNLDPFEQFDDSEIWSVLEKTQLKEKIQAMPGELNAPIEVGGNNLSVGERQLLCLSRALLRNAKIIVLDEATAAVDPETEVAVQNTIQNAFSSSTVLTIAHRLKTVISCNRVIVMKNGQIIEFDAPSVLLSNSNSEFSKMMASTEKNIKEP from the exons atgGAAAATAAGACAGATTCTCCTAGTGGTCAAAGTGAAGATAATGAAGTTCAGTGTATTAATAGTGAAAG gtACAATGATGCTAGTGAAGGACAGCATTTTTTACTTCCTAGTAGATATTCACGCTCACCAAAAGTACcaatagaatatattagaAGAACCAATATGAGCCGGTACAATCCAGCTCTAAGGAATCTTATACCAATACGTCATAGAAACCA aaataaagaaagtatGCCAGCAGATAGTGCTggattattttcatatattttttatacatggATAACGCCATATGTATGGGAAGCATATAAAAAGGGTATTGACATTACAAATCTACCacgtatttctatttatgaGAGCTCCAAATACAATGCACATAG ATTAGAAATACTTTGGCAAGAGGAGATAGGCAAACATGGTCCATACTTGGCATCATTTTCAAGCGTAGCTTGGAGGTTCATGAGAACAAGAATATGTATAGCTGGATTTTTATTAAGTTGCTCTACAATTTGTGGATTTATTACCTCT ATGATATTAATGAAGAAAGTATTGGAACACGTTCAGTCACCAGAAGAAGGTATATGGATAGGTATAAAATGGGCATTGTTATTAACATGCTGTGATCTTCTGCGagtagtattttttaattggacTTGGAACACTAATATTAGAACAGCACTGAGATTAAAATCTGCTTGTACTACTCTTTTATACAAAAAGATTATTAGACTGAATAGTCTTGGAAACAAAAGCACAGGAGAA ataattaatttatttactaatgACAGTCAAAGAGTTTTTGATGTAGTCATTTATGGACCTATGATATTCAGTGGcccaataattattatctgtGGTATAGCCTATATTCTGTGGATATTTAGTCCCATAGCTATTTGTGGAATATTGACCTTTCTGATATTCTATCCTTGTCAg tATCTTATATCCCGTTTAGTCGGACACTTTCGTTCTAAGACAGTTGTTATTACAGACATACGAGTGAAATTaatgaacgaaattttagaatgtgtaaaattgattaaaatgtattcatgggaaaaatatttcagtcacAAACTTCTTG GTACACGAAAGAAGGAGGAATACTGgttacataaaattgtatatttccaAAGTCTTGCTATTTCTTTAACTCCAGCTATACCTGTGATAGCTgcaattattacatttctaGCTCATTTATCTACAGGCAGTAATTTAACTGCTGCTCAg GTGTTCCCTTTTGTAACATTGCTGAATTCTcaatttcgttcttcttttatgTTCCTTCAAGTGGCATtagttaatattaatgaatcaAACATAACACTCAACAGATTTCAG GATGTATTGCTTCTAGAAGAACAGATATGCCACATATCTAAACCAATAGTAAAATCGCAAGCTGTAGCCATTGCTAACGGTACAttcgtttatgaaaattctaacTTGCACACtaagttaaaaaatgttaaagaaaaaaa gaAAGTTGGGTCATATTTAAAGACCAAAATTGAACTAGAGAAACTTAATGAACCCTCCCAGGAAACACAATACGTGGAAGTACTCTCTGACATTAAGTTTGGAGCAGCTAAAGGTAGATTAATAGGAATTTGTGGACAAGTAGGAAGTGGGAAATCTAGTCTCTTACTTGCTGCTCTAGGGCagttaaaaatgataaatggcCATATTTTGAGAGAAGGTTCATGCGCTTATGTTAGTCAGCAGGCATGGATTGTTAATGCaacttttaaagaaaatatattgtttggAAACCAGTTTGATGCTAAACGATACTATCAAGCATTAACAGTATGCAGTCTAAAAGAAGACTTGAATATGTTACCGGGTGGAGACGAAACTGAGATTGGAGAAAGAGGTATAAATCTTTCAGGGGGACAAAAACAAAGAGTTGCTCTTGCTAGAGCACTCTACGCTAATCG agatatatattttttggaCGACCCATTAAGTGCAGTGGATGCACATGTGGcttcttacatttttaaaaatttaattctcgGAGCGCTTAAGGATAAGTGTGTTTTGCTTGTAACACATCAGGTTCAa TTCCTAAAGCATTCTAATCAAATCTATGTAATGCATAAAGGTAGAATTGTAGAACAAGGTACACACGatgaattgataaaattaaatagagaaTACGCTGCAATGGTAAACAGTGCACTATTAAAAACGAAGAATAGTTCAAAAGA tGAAACCTCAGTATTAACTAAGATAGATAGCAGAGAATCTAGTAATGATTTGGAGAAACAAATAGCATGCAGTTCCGGAGacaacaatgaaaatattgcaatatcaaagaaaatacATGGAGGGG GAGCAATTCTGACAACGCCAGAAAAAGTGGGGACGGGTACTGTGAAATCGTATACATATCATACATATGTGAAATCCGCAGGTGGTTATTTCGTAGCTCTTTTGGTATTTTTTACGCTCTTGTTAAATGTTGGAAGTTCAGCATTTAGTACTTGGTGGTTAGCCATATGGATTAAAGCTGGTGGTGGA aaTGTCACTGATCCCAATACCAATAAAACTGTAACttcaaacaatttaaatgataATCCAAACTATTCATATTACCAAGACATTTATATTGGCTGCATTGGAGTTATTTTGTTAACAAGTTTACTGCGAGGCTTGGCTATTATGTATGCTACGATAAAGGCTTCAACGACATTACACAATCAagtttttaagaaaatgattaaatcAGCAGTAACATTTTTTGAAACTACTCCTATTGGAaggatacaaaatatttttagtcgAGATATTGATGAAG TGGACAATTACATACCGATTTCTGTGGAAAACATGGTACAGAATATTATTACATGTAGTTTTGCAATTATAGCTATATGTGTAATATTACCCTGGTTTTGTATACCATTAATCATTCTTGCAgctgttttcttttatattagcAAAATCTTTAG AGTAGCAATGAGAGATTTCAAGCGAATAGAGAGTACCTCACGATCTCCCGTTTTGAGCTTTGTTACAACCACTATTCATGGTTTGAATACCATTCATGCGTTCCAAAAGGGAAAAGCATTTGTAAATAA ATTTGAGGAATTAATTGACTTAAACAATTTGTGTCTTTACCTATGTCAATCTATCATGAGATGGTCCGCCGTGAGACTCGATATTTTAGCGATTATTTCCTCTTCCATTACTGCGTTTCTTGTAATATTGCTTAGAAACCAAATATCACCACCTCTTGCCGGTTTGGCAATGGCATACGCAATGCAAATGACTGGTGTTTTTCAGTATACTGTAAGATTAATGGCAGAAACAGAAACTCGTTTTATAAGTGTCGAAAGAATAAGTTACTACTTAAgg ACATtgcagaaagaagaaagttttgGGAATGATCCTATAAATCCTTCAGATCAATGGCCTACTGACGGCGAATTGGAATTTCATAAAGTCGAATTGAAGTACAGAAAAGAACTGCCACCTGTAttagataatatttcatttgttattaaatcCGGTGAACATAtag gTATTGTGGGAAGAACAGGAGCTGGGAAAAGTTCTCTTATCGTTGCTTTGTTCCGATTAGTTGAAATTTCTAAcggaaaaattcaaattgacGGCATAGATATAGCGAAAGtgaagttaaaattattaaggAATAAATTGTCTATAATTCCTCAGGATCCTGTTTTATTTAGTGGAACCATACG aTCAAATTTGGATCCTTTTGAACAATTTGACGATTCCGAAATTTGGAGTGTTTTAGAAAAAACTcaattgaaagagaaaattcaaGCTATGCCAGGAGAACTCAATGCTCCTATTGAAGTTGGAGGAAACAATTTAAGCGTTGGCGAGCGACAATTACTTTGTTTATCAAGAGCACTTTTGCGCAATGCCAAA ATAATAGTATTAGATGAAGCAACTGCTGCTGTTGATCCAGAAACTGAAGTCGCTGTTCAAAATACCATACAAAACGCATTTTCCAGTTCTACTGTATTAACGATAGCTCATCGTTTGAAGACTGTTATTTCATGTAATCGTGTTATCGTTATGAAGAATGGccaaataattgaatttgacGCACCATCTGTACTTTTATCTAATTCAAACTccgaattttcgaaaatgatGGCCTCAACAGAGAAGAACATAAAGGAACCTTAA
- the LOC122573742 gene encoding multidrug resistance-associated protein 5-like isoform X3, with amino-acid sequence MENKTDSPSGQSEDNEVQCINSERYNDASEGQHFLLPSRYSRSPKVPIEYIRRTNMSRYNPALRNLIPIRHRNQNKESMPADSAGLFSYIFYTWITPYVWEAYKKGIDITNLPRISIYESSKYNAHRLEILWQEEIGKHGPYLASFSSVAWRFMRTRICIAGFLLSCSTICGFITSMILMKKVLEHVQSPEEGIWIGIKWALLLTCCDLLRVVFFNWTWNTNIRTALRLKSACTTLLYKKIIRLNSLGNKSTGEIINLFTNDSQRVFDVVIYGPMIFSGPIIIICGIAYILWIFSPIAICGILTFLIFYPCQYLISRLVGHFRSKTVVITDIRVKLMNEILECVKLIKMYSWEKYFSHKLLGTRKKEEYWLHKIVYFQSLAISLTPAIPVIAAIITFLAHLSTGSNLTAAQAFPITTFFGNMLRMALASLKDSTRHFIDAHIALRRMKDVLLLEEQICHISKPIVKSQAVAIANGTFVYENSNLHTKLKNVKEKKKVGSYLKTKIELEKLNEPSQETQYVEVLSDIKFGAAKGRLIGICGQVGSGKSSLLLAALGQLKMINGHILREGSCAYVSQQAWIVNATFKENILFGNQFDAKRYYQALTVCSLKEDLNMLPGGDETEIGERGINLSGGQKQRVALARALYANRDIYFLDDPLSAVDAHVASYIFKNLILGALKDKCVLLVTHQVQFLKHSNQIYVMHKGRIVEQGTHDELIKLNREYAAMVNSALLKTKNSSKDETSVLTKIDSRESSNDLEKQIACSSGDNNENIAISKKIHGGGAILTTPEKVGTGTVKSYTYHTYVKSAGGYFVALLVFFTLLLNVGSSAFSTWWLAIWIKAGGGNVTDPNTNKTVTSNNLNDNPNYSYYQDIYIGCIGVILLTSLLRGLAIMYATIKASTTLHNQVFKKMIKSAVTFFETTPIGRIQNIFSRDIDEVDNYIPISVENMVQNIITCSFAIIAICVILPWFCIPLIILAAVFFYISKIFRVAMRDFKRIESTSRSPVLSFVTTTIHGLNTIHAFQKGKAFVNKFEELIDLNNLCLYLCQSIMRWSAVRLDILAIISSSITAFLVILLRNQISPPLAGLAMAYAMQMTGVFQYTVRLMAETETRFISVERISYYLRTLQKEESFGNDPINPSDQWPTDGELEFHKVELKYRKELPPVLDNISFVIKSGEHIGIVGRTGAGKSSLIVALFRLVEISNGKIQIDGIDIAKVKLKLLRNKLSIIPQDPVLFSGTIRSNLDPFEQFDDSEIWSVLEKTQLKEKIQAMPGELNAPIEVGGNNLSVGERQLLCLSRALLRNAKIIVLDEATAAVDPETEVAVQNTIQNAFSSSTVLTIAHRLKTVISCNRVIVMKNGQIIEFDAPSVLLSNSNSEFSKMMASTEKNIKEP; translated from the exons atgGAAAATAAGACAGATTCTCCTAGTGGTCAAAGTGAAGATAATGAAGTTCAGTGTATTAATAGTGAAAG gtACAATGATGCTAGTGAAGGACAGCATTTTTTACTTCCTAGTAGATATTCACGCTCACCAAAAGTACcaatagaatatattagaAGAACCAATATGAGCCGGTACAATCCAGCTCTAAGGAATCTTATACCAATACGTCATAGAAACCA aaataaagaaagtatGCCAGCAGATAGTGCTggattattttcatatattttttatacatggATAACGCCATATGTATGGGAAGCATATAAAAAGGGTATTGACATTACAAATCTACCacgtatttctatttatgaGAGCTCCAAATACAATGCACATAG ATTAGAAATACTTTGGCAAGAGGAGATAGGCAAACATGGTCCATACTTGGCATCATTTTCAAGCGTAGCTTGGAGGTTCATGAGAACAAGAATATGTATAGCTGGATTTTTATTAAGTTGCTCTACAATTTGTGGATTTATTACCTCT ATGATATTAATGAAGAAAGTATTGGAACACGTTCAGTCACCAGAAGAAGGTATATGGATAGGTATAAAATGGGCATTGTTATTAACATGCTGTGATCTTCTGCGagtagtattttttaattggacTTGGAACACTAATATTAGAACAGCACTGAGATTAAAATCTGCTTGTACTACTCTTTTATACAAAAAGATTATTAGACTGAATAGTCTTGGAAACAAAAGCACAGGAGAA ataattaatttatttactaatgACAGTCAAAGAGTTTTTGATGTAGTCATTTATGGACCTATGATATTCAGTGGcccaataattattatctgtGGTATAGCCTATATTCTGTGGATATTTAGTCCCATAGCTATTTGTGGAATATTGACCTTTCTGATATTCTATCCTTGTCAg tATCTTATATCCCGTTTAGTCGGACACTTTCGTTCTAAGACAGTTGTTATTACAGACATACGAGTGAAATTaatgaacgaaattttagaatgtgtaaaattgattaaaatgtattcatgggaaaaatatttcagtcacAAACTTCTTG GTACACGAAAGAAGGAGGAATACTGgttacataaaattgtatatttccaAAGTCTTGCTATTTCTTTAACTCCAGCTATACCTGTGATAGCTgcaattattacatttctaGCTCATTTATCTACAGGCAGTAATTTAACTGCTGCTCAg GCTTTCCCaattacaacattttttggaaatatGCTGAGAATGGCACTCGCCTCCCTTAAGGATTCTACACGACATTTTATCGACGCTCATATTGCACTTAGAAGAATGAAG GATGTATTGCTTCTAGAAGAACAGATATGCCACATATCTAAACCAATAGTAAAATCGCAAGCTGTAGCCATTGCTAACGGTACAttcgtttatgaaaattctaacTTGCACACtaagttaaaaaatgttaaagaaaaaaa gaAAGTTGGGTCATATTTAAAGACCAAAATTGAACTAGAGAAACTTAATGAACCCTCCCAGGAAACACAATACGTGGAAGTACTCTCTGACATTAAGTTTGGAGCAGCTAAAGGTAGATTAATAGGAATTTGTGGACAAGTAGGAAGTGGGAAATCTAGTCTCTTACTTGCTGCTCTAGGGCagttaaaaatgataaatggcCATATTTTGAGAGAAGGTTCATGCGCTTATGTTAGTCAGCAGGCATGGATTGTTAATGCaacttttaaagaaaatatattgtttggAAACCAGTTTGATGCTAAACGATACTATCAAGCATTAACAGTATGCAGTCTAAAAGAAGACTTGAATATGTTACCGGGTGGAGACGAAACTGAGATTGGAGAAAGAGGTATAAATCTTTCAGGGGGACAAAAACAAAGAGTTGCTCTTGCTAGAGCACTCTACGCTAATCG agatatatattttttggaCGACCCATTAAGTGCAGTGGATGCACATGTGGcttcttacatttttaaaaatttaattctcgGAGCGCTTAAGGATAAGTGTGTTTTGCTTGTAACACATCAGGTTCAa TTCCTAAAGCATTCTAATCAAATCTATGTAATGCATAAAGGTAGAATTGTAGAACAAGGTACACACGatgaattgataaaattaaatagagaaTACGCTGCAATGGTAAACAGTGCACTATTAAAAACGAAGAATAGTTCAAAAGA tGAAACCTCAGTATTAACTAAGATAGATAGCAGAGAATCTAGTAATGATTTGGAGAAACAAATAGCATGCAGTTCCGGAGacaacaatgaaaatattgcaatatcaaagaaaatacATGGAGGGG GAGCAATTCTGACAACGCCAGAAAAAGTGGGGACGGGTACTGTGAAATCGTATACATATCATACATATGTGAAATCCGCAGGTGGTTATTTCGTAGCTCTTTTGGTATTTTTTACGCTCTTGTTAAATGTTGGAAGTTCAGCATTTAGTACTTGGTGGTTAGCCATATGGATTAAAGCTGGTGGTGGA aaTGTCACTGATCCCAATACCAATAAAACTGTAACttcaaacaatttaaatgataATCCAAACTATTCATATTACCAAGACATTTATATTGGCTGCATTGGAGTTATTTTGTTAACAAGTTTACTGCGAGGCTTGGCTATTATGTATGCTACGATAAAGGCTTCAACGACATTACACAATCAagtttttaagaaaatgattaaatcAGCAGTAACATTTTTTGAAACTACTCCTATTGGAaggatacaaaatatttttagtcgAGATATTGATGAAG TGGACAATTACATACCGATTTCTGTGGAAAACATGGTACAGAATATTATTACATGTAGTTTTGCAATTATAGCTATATGTGTAATATTACCCTGGTTTTGTATACCATTAATCATTCTTGCAgctgttttcttttatattagcAAAATCTTTAG AGTAGCAATGAGAGATTTCAAGCGAATAGAGAGTACCTCACGATCTCCCGTTTTGAGCTTTGTTACAACCACTATTCATGGTTTGAATACCATTCATGCGTTCCAAAAGGGAAAAGCATTTGTAAATAA ATTTGAGGAATTAATTGACTTAAACAATTTGTGTCTTTACCTATGTCAATCTATCATGAGATGGTCCGCCGTGAGACTCGATATTTTAGCGATTATTTCCTCTTCCATTACTGCGTTTCTTGTAATATTGCTTAGAAACCAAATATCACCACCTCTTGCCGGTTTGGCAATGGCATACGCAATGCAAATGACTGGTGTTTTTCAGTATACTGTAAGATTAATGGCAGAAACAGAAACTCGTTTTATAAGTGTCGAAAGAATAAGTTACTACTTAAgg ACATtgcagaaagaagaaagttttgGGAATGATCCTATAAATCCTTCAGATCAATGGCCTACTGACGGCGAATTGGAATTTCATAAAGTCGAATTGAAGTACAGAAAAGAACTGCCACCTGTAttagataatatttcatttgttattaaatcCGGTGAACATAtag gTATTGTGGGAAGAACAGGAGCTGGGAAAAGTTCTCTTATCGTTGCTTTGTTCCGATTAGTTGAAATTTCTAAcggaaaaattcaaattgacGGCATAGATATAGCGAAAGtgaagttaaaattattaaggAATAAATTGTCTATAATTCCTCAGGATCCTGTTTTATTTAGTGGAACCATACG aTCAAATTTGGATCCTTTTGAACAATTTGACGATTCCGAAATTTGGAGTGTTTTAGAAAAAACTcaattgaaagagaaaattcaaGCTATGCCAGGAGAACTCAATGCTCCTATTGAAGTTGGAGGAAACAATTTAAGCGTTGGCGAGCGACAATTACTTTGTTTATCAAGAGCACTTTTGCGCAATGCCAAA ATAATAGTATTAGATGAAGCAACTGCTGCTGTTGATCCAGAAACTGAAGTCGCTGTTCAAAATACCATACAAAACGCATTTTCCAGTTCTACTGTATTAACGATAGCTCATCGTTTGAAGACTGTTATTTCATGTAATCGTGTTATCGTTATGAAGAATGGccaaataattgaatttgacGCACCATCTGTACTTTTATCTAATTCAAACTccgaattttcgaaaatgatGGCCTCAACAGAGAAGAACATAAAGGAACCTTAA